A part of Leifsonia xyli subsp. xyli str. CTCB07 genomic DNA contains:
- the coaD gene encoding pantetheine-phosphate adenylyltransferase translates to MHRIAVVPGSFDPVTLGHLDVIERAARMWDEVHVLVVHNPDKSALLPIAQRVALLDRSIEDAGIAGNIVASWSVGLLVDYCTDIGAHVLVKGIRSQVDVAYETPMAIVNRHLAEVETVFLLPNPANAHVSSSLVRQVASLGGDVSPYVPAAVSELLSSS, encoded by the coding sequence ATGCACAGGATCGCCGTAGTACCTGGATCGTTCGACCCGGTCACTCTCGGGCACCTCGACGTGATCGAGCGTGCCGCGAGGATGTGGGACGAGGTCCACGTCTTGGTGGTCCACAACCCGGACAAGAGCGCGCTGCTGCCCATCGCGCAGCGCGTGGCGCTGCTGGACCGGTCGATCGAGGACGCCGGCATCGCTGGGAACATCGTCGCGTCCTGGTCGGTCGGCCTGCTGGTCGACTATTGCACGGATATCGGCGCGCACGTTCTTGTGAAGGGCATCCGTTCGCAGGTGGATGTCGCCTACGAGACGCCGATGGCCATCGTCAACCGTCACCTCGCTGAGGTGGAGACAGTTTTCCTGCTGCCGAATCCGGCCAACGCGCACGTCTCCAGCTCGCTCGTCCGCCAGGTTGCGTCTCTGGGTGGCGACGTCAGCCCGTACGTCCCCGCCGCCGTCTCCGAGCTGCTGTCCTCGTCATGA
- the thiL gene encoding thiamine-phosphate kinase, whose amino-acid sequence MGISGSTGLAIGETSEREALRRIVPRLPRSAAALVGPGDDAAVLVAPDGRYVVTTDLMVHGPDFRLAWSSPADLGWKAAATNLSDVAAMGAVPTALVVAIAAPPALPVVALEEIAEGLRAACEALALGCGVVGGDLSASETLTLAVTAFGDLRGRSPVLRSGARPGDILAVSGRLGAAAAGLRLLFRHAVDAAGAPDRAAFERVAADHPDLVAAQLRPAPPIADGPLAAEAGATAMLDLSDGLTIDARRVGEASGVAIDLDPDALGPDPRLALTGGEDHSLLASFPPDAALPGGFRRVGAVLEGEGLFVGGRPFGERGGWDPYLEWDGSAG is encoded by the coding sequence ATGGGAATCTCTGGGAGCACCGGCCTGGCCATCGGCGAGACGTCCGAACGGGAGGCGCTGCGGCGTATCGTCCCGCGGCTGCCCCGGTCCGCGGCCGCGCTGGTCGGCCCGGGCGACGACGCTGCCGTGCTCGTCGCGCCAGACGGCCGCTATGTCGTGACGACCGACCTGATGGTTCACGGGCCGGATTTCCGCCTCGCCTGGTCGAGTCCCGCGGATCTCGGCTGGAAGGCCGCCGCGACGAATCTCTCCGATGTCGCGGCGATGGGCGCGGTGCCGACGGCGCTCGTGGTCGCGATCGCCGCGCCGCCGGCTCTGCCCGTCGTCGCCCTCGAAGAGATTGCCGAAGGGCTCCGCGCCGCGTGCGAGGCGCTCGCGCTGGGATGCGGGGTCGTCGGCGGCGACCTCTCCGCCTCCGAGACGCTCACGCTCGCCGTCACCGCGTTCGGCGACCTCCGGGGCCGGTCTCCGGTTCTCCGCAGCGGCGCCCGGCCCGGCGACATCCTCGCGGTCTCCGGCCGGCTTGGCGCGGCTGCCGCGGGACTCCGTCTGCTTTTCCGGCACGCGGTGGATGCCGCGGGCGCGCCCGACCGTGCCGCCTTCGAGCGTGTCGCGGCCGATCATCCCGACCTCGTCGCCGCCCAGCTGCGTCCGGCGCCTCCGATCGCGGACGGGCCTCTCGCGGCCGAGGCCGGGGCCACCGCCATGCTCGACCTCAGCGACGGTCTGACCATCGACGCGCGCCGCGTCGGGGAGGCGAGTGGCGTGGCGATCGACCTCGATCCGGACGCGCTCGGTCCCGACCCGCGCTTGGCGCTCACCGGGGGAGAGGACCACAGTCTGCTCGCCTCCTTCCCCCCGGACGCCGCTCTGCCCGGCGGCTTCCGCCGCGTCGGGGCGGTCCTCGAAGGTGAGGGGCTCTTCGTCGGCGGCCGGCCGTTCGGCGAGCGCGGGGGGTGGGACCCGTACCTCGAGTGGGACGGCTCCGCCGGCTGA
- a CDS encoding YceD family protein translates to MRERRLSVPVTERLGEGLLSVPEGGTVELDLWLESMHEGILVSGEAEATVTGVCGRCLKDIEQPVGVDFQELFAYPAEEAFDYEVHDDHVDLEPMIRDAVVLSLPFQPVCRPDCPGLDPETGERLADVPDREPGQAIDPRWSALAGFQASDTAVTSTEHTSNAPDAGAGEER, encoded by the coding sequence ATGCGCGAGCGGCGGCTGAGCGTCCCGGTGACCGAGCGACTGGGCGAGGGATTGCTCTCGGTGCCCGAGGGTGGCACCGTGGAGCTGGACCTCTGGCTGGAGTCCATGCACGAAGGAATCCTCGTCTCCGGCGAGGCGGAAGCCACGGTGACCGGCGTCTGCGGGCGCTGCCTGAAAGACATCGAGCAGCCGGTCGGAGTCGATTTCCAGGAACTTTTCGCGTATCCTGCTGAGGAAGCTTTCGATTATGAGGTTCACGACGACCACGTGGATCTTGAACCTATGATCAGGGATGCGGTGGTGCTGTCACTGCCGTTCCAGCCGGTGTGCCGGCCGGATTGCCCTGGTCTCGATCCCGAGACCGGCGAGCGCCTGGCGGATGTACCGGACCGGGAACCCGGGCAGGCCATCGATCCGCGCTGGTCCGCGCTCGCCGGTTTTCAGGCTTCCGACACCGCTGTCACATCGACAGAGCACACGAGTAATGCCCCGGACGCCGGGGCCGGAGAAGAGAGATAG
- the mutM gene encoding bifunctional DNA-formamidopyrimidine glycosylase/DNA-(apurinic or apyrimidinic site) lyase, producing the protein MPELPEVEVVRAGLAPAVTGATILGVEVFELRSLKRHDPLAGSFESLLTGRSMQTPARRGKFLWIPLDSSPRSAIVAHLGMSGQILLRDPGTVENGLLRIRLYIEHPEHGELWVHFVDQRLFGSMAVDALVPTVDGAPAGLGTDEALLPAQVSHIARDPLDPVFDDAAFAAVLARRRSGIKRVLLDQTLISGIGNIYADESLWAARIHYDHPATALSRPRVRTLLAELRRVLGRALAEGGTSFDAQYVNVNGASGYFSRSLHVYGRQGQPCDRCGTAIVRESFMNRGSHFCPRCQRM; encoded by the coding sequence GTGCCCGAACTCCCCGAGGTTGAGGTCGTCCGCGCGGGCCTCGCCCCCGCGGTCACCGGCGCGACCATCCTCGGCGTCGAGGTGTTCGAGCTACGCTCCCTGAAACGCCACGACCCGCTGGCCGGCTCGTTCGAGTCGCTCCTCACCGGCCGCAGTATGCAGACACCGGCCCGTCGTGGGAAATTCCTCTGGATTCCCCTCGACAGCTCACCGAGGAGTGCGATCGTGGCCCACCTCGGGATGAGCGGCCAGATTCTGCTTCGCGACCCCGGCACTGTCGAGAATGGCCTGCTGCGCATCCGGCTGTACATCGAGCATCCTGAGCACGGTGAGCTCTGGGTACACTTCGTAGACCAGCGCCTCTTCGGCTCGATGGCCGTCGACGCCCTCGTCCCGACGGTGGACGGCGCTCCCGCCGGGCTCGGGACGGACGAAGCGCTCCTCCCGGCTCAGGTCAGTCACATCGCCCGTGACCCGCTCGACCCCGTCTTCGACGATGCCGCGTTCGCCGCCGTTCTTGCGCGCCGCCGCAGTGGCATCAAACGTGTCCTCCTTGACCAGACACTCATCAGCGGCATCGGCAATATCTATGCCGATGAATCGCTCTGGGCGGCGCGCATCCATTACGACCACCCTGCGACCGCCCTCAGCCGTCCGAGGGTGCGCACGCTGCTCGCCGAGCTGCGCCGCGTGCTCGGAAGGGCTCTCGCGGAGGGCGGCACGAGCTTCGACGCCCAGTACGTCAACGTGAACGGCGCCTCCGGGTATTTTTCCCGATCCCTTCACGTTTATGGGCGGCAAGGCCAGCCCTGTGACCGCTGCGGCACCGCGATCGTGCGCGAGAGCTTCATGAACCGGGGTTCGCACTTCTGCCCGAGGTGCCAGCGGATGTGA
- a CDS encoding NAD(P)H-dependent glycerol-3-phosphate dehydrogenase, with protein MANARARSTTPSRRIAVIGAGSWGTTFAKILADGGNDVVVWARRPELAREIDEGKRNSDYLQGINLPRSLRATSHLGEAMRGAEQVFVSLPSQTLRSNLDAMIPYLGPATVVISLMKGVEKGTGLRMSEVIAQGLPIDPEQIAVVSGPNLALEIAREQPTAAVVSSVSPATAVAVATSATNRYFRSFVNTDVIGTEFGGVLKNLIAVAIGIVDGVGYGENTKASIITRGLVEMTDFAVAYGADPQTLSGLAGLGDLIATCESPLSRNNTAGRLLGQGYSFTDVVKQMDQAAEGLASVTPILSLAEARGVEMPIVRQVSQVLAGTLAPKDIAPHLTTDDEPQGERTRGERTTDDGQGQGRTSVWGSLKRAFDQLRDGGGSSRRDRP; from the coding sequence ATGGCTAACGCACGAGCCCGATCGACCACACCGTCCCGTCGGATTGCCGTGATCGGCGCCGGAAGCTGGGGAACCACGTTTGCGAAGATCCTCGCAGACGGGGGCAACGACGTCGTCGTCTGGGCGCGCCGGCCCGAGCTGGCGCGCGAGATCGACGAGGGGAAGCGCAACAGCGACTATTTGCAGGGCATCAACCTCCCGCGCAGCTTGCGCGCGACCTCGCACCTCGGTGAGGCGATGCGCGGTGCGGAGCAGGTTTTCGTCTCTCTGCCGAGCCAGACGCTGCGCTCGAATCTCGACGCGATGATCCCGTACCTCGGCCCGGCGACGGTCGTCATCAGCCTCATGAAGGGTGTGGAGAAGGGCACGGGCCTGCGCATGAGCGAGGTCATCGCCCAGGGTCTGCCGATCGATCCGGAGCAGATCGCCGTGGTGTCAGGGCCGAATCTGGCTCTCGAGATCGCTCGTGAGCAGCCGACGGCCGCTGTCGTCTCCTCGGTGAGCCCGGCGACAGCGGTGGCCGTGGCGACCTCAGCCACCAACCGGTACTTCCGCAGCTTCGTGAACACCGATGTCATCGGCACCGAGTTCGGCGGCGTGCTCAAGAACCTCATCGCGGTCGCGATCGGCATCGTGGATGGCGTCGGCTACGGCGAGAACACGAAAGCTTCGATCATCACGCGCGGTCTGGTCGAGATGACCGATTTCGCGGTCGCCTACGGAGCGGATCCCCAGACGCTCTCCGGGCTGGCCGGCCTCGGCGATCTGATCGCGACCTGCGAGTCGCCGCTCAGCCGCAACAACACGGCCGGACGGCTGCTCGGCCAGGGCTACAGCTTCACCGACGTGGTGAAGCAGATGGATCAGGCGGCGGAGGGGCTGGCCTCGGTGACGCCCATCCTGAGCCTCGCGGAGGCTCGCGGTGTCGAGATGCCGATCGTGCGTCAGGTGAGCCAGGTGCTCGCGGGCACACTCGCTCCGAAGGATATCGCGCCGCACCTCACCACCGATGACGAGCCGCAGGGCGAAAGAACACGGGGCGAAAGGACTACGGATGACGGACAAGGTCAGGGTCGCACTTCTGTTTGGGGGTCGCTCAAGCGAGCATTCGATCAGCTGCGCGACGGCGGCGGGAGTTCTCGCCGCGATCGACCGTGA
- a CDS encoding ArsR/SmtB family transcription factor produces the protein MSTQTLDAAMLIFRALVELSRARIVAALIERKGAATVGDLQETVEMPQSTVSRHLRVLLDAGIVSVTRNGEQRVYQLDVHREALAAVETLVLAVRSCQRPDEQ, from the coding sequence ATGAGCACCCAAACGTTGGACGCGGCGATGCTAATCTTCCGCGCCTTAGTGGAACTGAGCCGCGCTCGTATCGTGGCAGCGCTCATCGAACGTAAGGGTGCGGCAACCGTCGGCGACCTTCAGGAAACTGTCGAAATGCCGCAATCTACCGTCTCCCGGCATCTACGCGTGCTCCTGGATGCGGGAATCGTCAGCGTTACCCGCAATGGAGAACAGCGCGTCTACCAACTTGACGTGCATCGTGAAGCGTTGGCCGCAGTCGAGACTCTGGTGTTGGCGGTGCGGTCGTGCCAGCGCCCAGATGAGCAATGA
- the rpmF gene encoding 50S ribosomal protein L32, producing the protein MAVPKRKQSRANTHARRSQWKAEVPTLVKTVENGKVTYSLPHRAKVVEDSAGTALFLEYKGRKVADV; encoded by the coding sequence ATGGCCGTTCCGAAGCGGAAGCAGTCTCGCGCCAACACCCACGCCCGTCGTTCGCAGTGGAAGGCCGAGGTCCCCACGCTCGTCAAGACCGTCGAGAACGGCAAGGTCACCTACAGCCTGCCGCACCGCGCCAAGGTCGTCGAGGACTCCGCGGGCACCGCGCTCTTCCTCGAGTACAAGGGCCGCAAGGTCGCCGACGTCTGA
- a CDS encoding DUF3515 family protein — MSARRTILATFLTAAVFALTGCATTVSLDPAADANDPGCAEISVRLPDAVAGKARRQTDAQATGAWGEPAAVLLRCGVPPIGPTTRPCVTVNGIDWVLMSKPAAKTVVYQTFGRNPATEVIIDHVSGASDSSVLPEFASAVASVEQSEKCLSTLDTEVAPTSAPAK, encoded by the coding sequence ATGTCCGCTCGACGCACCATCCTCGCCACCTTCCTCACCGCGGCCGTATTCGCCCTCACCGGCTGCGCGACCACGGTCTCCCTCGATCCCGCCGCCGACGCGAACGATCCCGGCTGCGCGGAGATCAGCGTCCGGCTGCCGGACGCGGTCGCCGGCAAGGCGCGACGCCAGACGGACGCACAGGCGACCGGGGCGTGGGGCGAGCCCGCCGCCGTCCTGCTCCGCTGCGGCGTCCCTCCGATCGGTCCGACCACCAGGCCGTGCGTCACCGTGAACGGCATCGACTGGGTGCTCATGTCAAAGCCGGCGGCCAAGACGGTCGTCTATCAAACGTTCGGCCGGAACCCGGCGACCGAGGTGATCATCGACCATGTCTCGGGCGCATCGGATTCGTCGGTGCTGCCGGAGTTCGCCTCCGCGGTCGCGAGTGTCGAGCAGAGCGAGAAGTGCCTGTCGACGCTGGACACGGAAGTGGCGCCAACATCCGCGCCGGCGAAGTAG
- a CDS encoding ATP-dependent DNA helicase RecG: protein MTSVPAPAAGVVSLDAKLTGVLGGRTAAAFEKAFGTRTVADLLSHYPRRYARRGELTALANLPLDENVTIIAEVLRVQERSMRARRGSILEVKISDGEGILTLTFFNQSWRAKDLTPGARGIFAGKVSAYRGALQLAHPDYELFEPDAGNTVDSGSATAKEWAQTPIPIYPATGAVASWQVQKAVGLALDALGRIEDPVPAGIVAERGLISFRDALEGVHRPQKDSQWQRARDALRFQEAFVLQAALLQQRAAARAVAATPRRAVPGGLLERFDAGLPFALTDDQALVGGEIARDLDADAAMHRLVQGEVGSGKTLVALRAMLAVADSGGQSALLAPTEVLAAQHLRSIAAMLGPGLSIELMPTLLTGQLSAAERKRALLRTVSGQSRLVVGTHALLGDAVTFYDLGLVVVDEQHRFGVEQREELRAKGGTPPHVLVLTATPIPRTVAMTVFGDLDVSTIAHLPAGRQVIESFVVPLVDRPGWERRIWERASEEIAKGRQVFVVCPAITGKETEEDTGQPEQETEAAFSPDAPARPIANVESVAAQVRADLLFASARIGVLHGGLPSEAKDETMRSFAVGDIDLLIATTVIEVGVDVPNASVMIVLDADRFGVSQLHQLRGRVGRGGVPGLCLLVTAAGQDTLARERVEAVAATLDGFELANIDLELRREGDVLGSRQSGGRSSLRLLRVASDGELIAEARVAAEETLSAPDGLAAQPALAAALARRLDETERAFLGKS, encoded by the coding sequence ATGACCTCCGTCCCCGCTCCGGCCGCCGGCGTCGTCTCCCTCGACGCGAAGCTCACGGGCGTGCTCGGCGGACGCACTGCCGCCGCGTTCGAGAAGGCGTTCGGGACGCGCACCGTCGCCGATCTCCTCAGCCACTACCCGCGCCGCTACGCGCGCCGCGGTGAGCTGACCGCGCTGGCGAACCTGCCGCTGGACGAGAACGTGACGATCATCGCCGAGGTGCTGCGCGTGCAGGAGCGGTCGATGCGGGCGCGGCGCGGCAGCATCCTGGAAGTCAAGATCTCCGACGGCGAGGGCATCCTGACCCTCACTTTCTTCAACCAGTCCTGGCGGGCGAAGGACCTGACGCCCGGTGCGCGCGGCATATTCGCGGGCAAGGTCTCGGCCTATCGGGGTGCTCTGCAGCTGGCGCATCCCGACTACGAGCTGTTCGAGCCGGACGCCGGCAACACGGTGGACTCGGGCAGTGCAACGGCGAAGGAGTGGGCGCAGACCCCGATCCCGATCTACCCGGCCACCGGCGCCGTCGCCAGCTGGCAGGTGCAGAAAGCGGTTGGCCTGGCGCTGGATGCGCTCGGGCGCATCGAGGACCCGGTTCCCGCGGGCATTGTCGCCGAGCGCGGGCTCATCTCATTCCGGGACGCCCTGGAGGGCGTCCACCGGCCGCAGAAGGACTCCCAGTGGCAGCGCGCTCGTGACGCTCTGCGCTTCCAGGAGGCGTTCGTGCTGCAAGCGGCCCTGCTGCAGCAGCGGGCCGCCGCGCGTGCCGTCGCCGCCACCCCTCGCCGCGCCGTGCCCGGCGGTCTCCTGGAGCGTTTCGACGCCGGGCTGCCGTTCGCCCTGACCGATGATCAGGCCCTGGTCGGTGGCGAGATCGCGCGGGATCTGGATGCGGACGCCGCGATGCACCGGCTGGTGCAGGGCGAGGTCGGCTCCGGCAAGACCCTTGTGGCGCTCCGCGCGATGCTCGCTGTCGCGGACTCGGGCGGGCAGTCCGCTCTGCTCGCGCCGACGGAGGTGCTCGCTGCCCAGCACCTCCGCTCGATCGCCGCCATGCTCGGCCCCGGCCTCTCCATCGAGCTGATGCCGACGCTTCTGACCGGTCAGCTCTCCGCCGCGGAACGTAAGCGCGCTCTGCTGCGCACGGTCTCGGGCCAGTCGCGCCTCGTCGTCGGCACCCACGCTCTGCTCGGCGATGCCGTGACGTTCTACGACCTCGGGCTCGTCGTGGTCGATGAGCAGCACCGGTTCGGGGTCGAGCAACGGGAGGAGCTGCGGGCCAAGGGCGGGACGCCGCCGCATGTGCTCGTGCTCACGGCGACGCCCATCCCGCGCACGGTCGCCATGACCGTCTTCGGCGACCTGGACGTCTCGACCATCGCTCACCTGCCGGCCGGACGGCAGGTGATCGAGAGTTTTGTTGTCCCACTCGTAGACCGGCCCGGCTGGGAGCGTCGCATCTGGGAGCGCGCCTCGGAGGAGATCGCGAAAGGCCGTCAGGTTTTCGTGGTCTGCCCGGCTATCACCGGGAAGGAGACCGAGGAGGATACAGGCCAGCCGGAGCAGGAGACGGAGGCGGCTTTCTCGCCCGACGCCCCCGCCCGCCCGATCGCGAACGTCGAGTCTGTCGCCGCGCAGGTGCGCGCCGACCTTCTTTTCGCCTCCGCTCGCATCGGCGTCCTGCACGGCGGGCTGCCCTCCGAGGCCAAAGACGAGACCATGCGCTCGTTCGCCGTCGGCGACATCGACCTGCTGATCGCCACGACCGTCATCGAGGTCGGCGTCGACGTTCCGAACGCGTCCGTCATGATCGTCCTCGATGCCGACCGGTTCGGCGTCTCGCAGCTGCATCAGTTGCGCGGCCGGGTAGGCCGGGGCGGCGTCCCCGGCCTCTGCCTTCTTGTCACGGCGGCTGGGCAGGACACACTGGCGCGCGAGCGGGTGGAGGCCGTCGCGGCCACCCTGGACGGCTTCGAGCTCGCGAACATCGATCTCGAACTGCGGCGCGAGGGCGATGTGCTCGGCAGCCGTCAGTCGGGCGGACGCTCCTCGCTCCGGTTGCTGCGCGTCGCCAGCGACGGCGAACTGATCGCCGAGGCGCGGGTCGCGGCCGAGGAGACGCTCTCCGCTCCGGACGGGCTGGCCGCGCAGCCCGCGCTCGCTGCCGCTCTCGCGCGTCGGTTGGACGAGACCGAGCGGGCCTTCCTCGGAAAGTCGTGA
- a CDS encoding D-alanine--D-alanine ligase family protein, with product MTDKVRVALLFGGRSSEHSISCATAAGVLAAIDRDTYEVLPIGITHEGAFTLQPDDAAAFELNPERMPEVEDNGSRVLWPESAATRELTVVAVDGTRSSLGDLDLVFPILHGPWGEDGTLQGMLELVGLPYVGSGVLASALGMDKHFTKTVLQQAGIPVAPWTTVTAYEWRTGADAVRAAARELGLPVFVKPARAGSSVGVGKVREWPELDAAMDIAFAEDDRVLIESGVVGREVEIAVLGGRPGESARASVAGEIVVSGRDFYDYAAKYLDAPGIDLVCPAKLTDAELVQMRALGVRAFDAIGGEGLARVDFFLTAEGFVVNEINTMPGFTPISMFPRCWQETGLSYPELIGELIQVALARA from the coding sequence ATGACGGACAAGGTCAGGGTCGCACTTCTGTTTGGGGGTCGCTCAAGCGAGCATTCGATCAGCTGCGCGACGGCGGCGGGAGTTCTCGCCGCGATCGACCGTGACACCTACGAGGTCCTCCCCATCGGCATCACGCACGAGGGCGCTTTCACGCTTCAGCCGGACGACGCGGCGGCGTTCGAACTGAACCCGGAGCGGATGCCGGAGGTCGAGGACAACGGCAGCCGCGTCCTGTGGCCGGAGTCCGCGGCGACGCGGGAACTCACGGTCGTGGCCGTGGACGGCACGCGCTCCTCGCTGGGGGATCTTGATCTGGTGTTCCCCATCCTGCACGGCCCCTGGGGCGAGGACGGGACGCTGCAGGGGATGCTGGAACTCGTCGGTCTGCCCTACGTCGGCAGCGGGGTGCTCGCGAGCGCGCTCGGGATGGACAAGCATTTCACCAAGACTGTCCTCCAGCAGGCCGGCATCCCTGTCGCCCCGTGGACGACCGTGACCGCGTACGAGTGGCGCACCGGCGCGGACGCCGTCCGCGCCGCCGCGCGCGAACTTGGCCTTCCCGTCTTCGTGAAGCCCGCGCGCGCCGGTTCGAGCGTGGGCGTTGGCAAGGTGAGGGAATGGCCCGAGCTAGACGCGGCCATGGACATCGCGTTCGCCGAGGACGACCGCGTCCTGATCGAGTCGGGTGTCGTCGGCCGCGAGGTCGAGATCGCGGTGCTTGGCGGTCGCCCGGGCGAGTCCGCGCGTGCGTCGGTGGCGGGCGAGATCGTCGTCTCCGGCCGCGATTTCTACGATTACGCCGCGAAGTACCTGGACGCGCCCGGCATCGACCTGGTGTGCCCGGCGAAGCTCACGGACGCGGAGCTGGTGCAGATGCGCGCGCTTGGCGTGCGCGCGTTCGACGCGATCGGCGGCGAGGGGCTCGCGCGCGTGGACTTCTTTCTCACGGCGGAGGGTTTTGTGGTCAACGAGATCAACACGATGCCCGGTTTCACGCCGATATCGATGTTCCCGCGCTGCTGGCAGGAGACCGGACTGAGCTATCCGGAGCTGATCGGCGAGCTGATCCAGGTGGCGCTGGCGCGGGCCTGA
- the rnc gene encoding ribonuclease III, translated as MVGENTDRSALLEKLGVDIDPELLELALTHRSYAYENGGIPNNERLEFLGDSILGQAVTVKLFRENPGLDEGELAKRRASLVSSVALAEVARGIGLGEYLLLGRGENQSGGREKASILADTVEAVIGAVYLDAGGDEATALVLRLIGPLLADPDRFGAAMDPKTSLQEAAAHHGAGQPVYTVINTGPDHSKTFHATVDVGGLVTASGEGTSKKQAEMAAALSAWTALTNHRARTPRG; from the coding sequence ATGGTCGGCGAGAACACTGACCGCAGCGCACTTCTCGAGAAGCTCGGGGTCGACATCGACCCCGAGCTTCTCGAGCTTGCGCTCACGCACCGGTCCTATGCGTACGAAAACGGGGGCATCCCGAATAACGAGCGTCTGGAATTCCTCGGAGACTCGATCCTCGGGCAGGCCGTTACGGTCAAGCTCTTCCGGGAGAACCCCGGCCTCGACGAGGGAGAGCTCGCCAAACGCCGGGCCAGCCTCGTCTCCTCCGTCGCACTGGCGGAGGTCGCCCGCGGTATCGGGCTGGGGGAGTACCTGCTGCTCGGCCGCGGCGAGAACCAGAGCGGCGGGCGCGAGAAGGCGTCCATCCTCGCCGACACCGTCGAGGCGGTGATCGGCGCTGTGTATCTGGACGCCGGTGGCGATGAGGCGACCGCTCTCGTGCTCCGCCTGATCGGTCCGCTCCTGGCCGACCCCGATCGTTTCGGGGCCGCGATGGATCCCAAGACCAGCTTGCAGGAGGCCGCCGCCCACCACGGCGCGGGCCAGCCGGTCTACACCGTCATCAACACCGGTCCGGACCACTCGAAGACCTTCCACGCCACCGTGGATGTCGGCGGTCTGGTCACCGCGAGCGGTGAGGGGACCAGCAAGAAGCAGGCCGAGATGGCCGCCGCCCTCAGCGCTTGGACCGCGCTCACGAACCACCGTGCCCGAACTCCCCGAGGTTGA
- the rsmD gene encoding 16S rRNA (guanine(966)-N(2))-methyltransferase RsmD yields MTRIVSGFAGSLALQVPKSGTRPTSDRVREAVFSALESRDAVRGARVLDLYAGSGALGLEAASRGSGAVVLVEKSAAAASVCKRNAAAVVRSAGPGEQPSVDVRTTSALAYLTTATGRFDLVFLDPPYDAPDAELLAVLTALVPLLAPDALVCVERSAREGEPSVPDGLERVYSRTYGETALHYLEPAAG; encoded by the coding sequence ATGACTCGCATCGTCTCCGGTTTCGCCGGCTCGCTCGCCCTCCAGGTGCCGAAAAGCGGCACCCGTCCGACCAGCGACCGGGTGCGCGAAGCCGTGTTCTCCGCGTTGGAGTCGCGGGATGCCGTGCGCGGCGCGCGCGTGCTCGACCTGTACGCGGGTTCGGGCGCCCTCGGGCTGGAGGCGGCCAGCCGCGGATCGGGGGCCGTCGTGCTGGTCGAGAAAAGCGCTGCTGCGGCGAGTGTGTGCAAGAGGAACGCGGCGGCCGTCGTGCGGTCGGCGGGTCCCGGGGAACAGCCGAGCGTGGACGTGCGGACGACCTCCGCCCTAGCCTACCTCACGACCGCGACAGGCCGCTTCGACCTGGTGTTCCTCGACCCGCCCTACGATGCGCCGGACGCGGAGCTGCTGGCGGTGCTCACAGCGCTCGTCCCCCTGCTCGCGCCGGACGCCCTGGTCTGCGTCGAGCGGAGCGCGCGCGAGGGGGAGCCGAGCGTCCCCGACGGTCTGGAGCGGGTGTACTCGCGAACCTACGGCGAGACAGCGCTGCACTACCTGGAGCCGGCGGCCGGTTAG